A window of the Clostridium sp. 'White wine YQ' genome harbors these coding sequences:
- a CDS encoding pseudouridine synthase: MERLDKILSNLGYGSRKEIKAIIKKGLVKIDGEIAKDNSLQVDPEKSQIIINGEEIIYKKYIYLMMNKPAGVVSATFDKYDETVIDLLYPEDAIFEPFPVGRLDKDTVGLLLLTNDGELNHKLISPKYHVDKIYYAKINKVVNEKDIEAFEKGITLDDGYKCMSAKLQVLSSNDEGSEVYVTLQEGKYHQVKRMFESVDKKVVYLRRIEFGGLSLDETLEEGEYRELSEEELEVLRG, from the coding sequence ATGGAAAGATTAGATAAGATACTTTCAAATTTAGGATATGGGAGTAGAAAAGAGATAAAGGCAATTATAAAAAAGGGATTAGTTAAAATTGATGGAGAAATTGCAAAAGATAATTCATTGCAAGTTGACCCAGAGAAATCTCAAATAATAATAAATGGTGAAGAGATTATTTATAAAAAATACATTTATTTAATGATGAATAAACCAGCAGGAGTAGTATCAGCAACCTTTGATAAATATGATGAAACAGTTATAGATTTATTATATCCAGAAGATGCAATATTTGAGCCATTTCCAGTAGGAAGATTGGATAAAGACACTGTTGGATTATTGTTACTAACAAATGATGGGGAACTAAACCATAAACTTATTTCTCCTAAATATCATGTTGATAAGATATATTATGCAAAAATAAATAAGGTAGTAAACGAAAAGGATATTGAAGCTTTTGAAAAAGGAATAACATTAGATGATGGATATAAGTGTATGAGTGCAAAATTGCAAGTTTTATCATCAAATGATGAAGGATCTGAAGTATATGTAACATTACAAGAAGGGAAATATCATCAGGTTAAACGAATGTTTGAGAGTGTAGATAAAAAAGTAGTATATCTTAGAAGGATAGAATTCGGAGGGTTATCCCTTGATGAAACATTGGAAGAAGGGGAATATAGGGAACTATCTGAAGAGGAATTAGAAGTATTAAGGGGATAG
- a CDS encoding lytic transglycosylase domain-containing protein — protein MKVDKPEQVLAMTMMSSVLKQVGGDLDSGTFDLLYQSILESMDKGNNNDILDALNSQLGQRIDSKSLSLEDLNNLKSMVGLNIGGADSTYTGTNASRIEIENAIESASKKFGVDSNLIRSIIKQESNFNPNAKSGAGAMGLMQLMPFNCTGLKNPYDVQENIDRGTSMIKDALDKYKNIDMALMSYNAGSGTMQRRGVNSPDDLYKMPAETQNYVTKIKGYYRNGF, from the coding sequence ATGAAAGTTGATAAACCAGAGCAAGTATTAGCAATGACCATGATGTCATCAGTTCTAAAACAAGTTGGTGGAGATTTAGATAGCGGAACATTTGATTTACTTTATCAAAGTATACTTGAAAGTATGGATAAAGGGAATAATAATGATATATTAGATGCATTAAATAGCCAATTAGGACAAAGGATAGATAGTAAATCATTGTCACTTGAAGATTTGAATAATTTAAAATCAATGGTTGGATTAAATATAGGTGGAGCAGATTCAACATATACTGGAACTAATGCTAGTCGTATTGAGATTGAAAATGCAATTGAGAGTGCCTCTAAAAAATTTGGAGTAGATTCTAATTTAATTAGATCTATTATAAAACAAGAGTCTAACTTTAATCCAAATGCTAAATCAGGTGCGGGGGCTATGGGATTAATGCAGCTTATGCCATTTAACTGTACAGGTTTAAAAAATCCTTATGATGTTCAAGAGAATATCGATAGAGGAACAAGTATGATAAAAGATGCACTAGACAAATATAAAAACATAGATATGGCATTAATGTCATATAATGCGGGAAGTGGAACTATGCAAAGAAGAGGAGTAAATTCTCCAGATGATTTATATAAAATGCCTGCAGAAACACAAAATTATGTAACAAAAATAAAAGGTTATTATAGAAACGGATTTTAA
- a CDS encoding triple tyrosine motif-containing protein — protein MDEILLKFNRVNPINKEESIEIRVENNTNKDLEYKFMLGYQGIWTTLRDFSEDTIYNWTAHEEGNYIIMIQGKQKESIKPFDFMCKGEIVVGDEVEKLIKNTYVSAEELTIGEKLIIEVETSKSPVLFRYWKNGERGWELIKDYGTDNKLIFTAVEAGKQEILVECKEPASENSFDDYYSVKYKVIERGSVEIINFKCLTEDLLCDEELIFQVEASSPENSSVLYKFVKIDKEGKAICVQDYSSKTLVTFSEQEPGEYKILCLAKDIYSNKEYDDRALMVYNVKPYNPIIIKEFTTDLASPQISGTSILLRAFVEGGRKVLYRFKIDGNYGEDSGYIRNSTYLWKTNFQGEYKITLYVKDITYNGEYEDSKTIEYYIDKKSSQVIKIMDVVLDKESDYLVGEPVNIKVMAEGGSSLKYAFIVYKDKKEIEQVNYGNNNWVNFTPEKSGEYELEIRIKDKYSSKEYDTHNIVYFDVMDYLPGKVDYILLPAKEYHTVGDDIELETIAQNTGETLIKYVIKINGQLVEETEFVKNKKFKFNPKIPGKYTFEIYAKNVQCKEEFDTKKEFHIYINEAPPIIGTKIICDKKDFKAKEEITFKVECQGGKEVCYEFYLMNKGNWIRKQAYSRKSFFGFIPFSSGNYKILVLTRSYHKRIAYEDYDIMELKVTD, from the coding sequence ATGGATGAGATCTTATTAAAATTTAATAGAGTTAATCCTATAAATAAAGAGGAATCTATAGAAATTAGGGTTGAGAATAATACCAATAAGGATTTAGAATATAAATTTATGCTTGGCTATCAAGGAATTTGGACAACATTAAGAGATTTTTCAGAGGATACAATTTATAATTGGACAGCTCATGAAGAAGGGAATTATATTATAATGATTCAGGGAAAACAAAAGGAATCTATAAAACCTTTCGATTTCATGTGTAAGGGTGAAATAGTAGTTGGAGATGAAGTGGAAAAGCTAATTAAAAACACATATGTAAGTGCTGAAGAATTAACTATTGGGGAAAAATTAATAATCGAAGTGGAAACATCAAAAAGTCCAGTGCTTTTTCGATATTGGAAAAATGGTGAGAGAGGCTGGGAACTTATAAAGGATTATGGAACAGACAATAAACTAATCTTTACTGCAGTGGAAGCTGGAAAACAAGAAATTTTAGTTGAGTGTAAGGAACCAGCATCTGAGAATAGTTTCGATGATTATTATTCAGTTAAGTATAAAGTAATTGAACGTGGTTCAGTAGAAATAATAAATTTCAAATGCTTAACAGAAGATTTATTATGTGATGAAGAATTAATATTCCAAGTAGAAGCATCAAGTCCAGAAAATTCATCAGTTCTTTATAAGTTTGTAAAAATAGATAAAGAAGGCAAAGCTATTTGTGTTCAAGATTATTCCTCTAAAACCTTGGTGACATTTTCTGAGCAGGAACCTGGAGAATATAAAATCCTCTGCTTGGCTAAGGATATATATTCAAATAAGGAATATGACGATAGAGCACTTATGGTATATAATGTTAAGCCATATAACCCTATTATTATTAAGGAATTTACAACTGATTTAGCATCTCCTCAAATTTCTGGAACGTCGATACTTTTAAGAGCTTTTGTTGAAGGTGGAAGGAAAGTATTGTATAGATTTAAAATAGACGGGAATTATGGAGAAGATAGTGGATATATTCGTAATTCCACCTATCTTTGGAAAACTAATTTTCAAGGAGAATATAAAATAACTTTATATGTAAAAGATATAACTTATAATGGGGAATATGAAGATTCAAAGACAATAGAATATTATATAGATAAAAAGAGTTCACAAGTAATTAAAATTATGGACGTAGTTTTAGACAAAGAAAGTGATTATCTTGTTGGAGAACCTGTAAATATAAAGGTAATGGCAGAAGGTGGATCTTCACTTAAATATGCATTTATAGTATATAAGGACAAGAAGGAAATTGAACAAGTTAATTATGGGAATAACAATTGGGTGAACTTTACTCCTGAAAAATCTGGAGAATATGAATTAGAAATTCGAATTAAGGATAAATATTCATCAAAAGAATACGATACTCATAATATAGTGTATTTTGATGTAATGGATTATTTGCCTGGAAAAGTAGATTATATTTTACTTCCAGCTAAAGAATATCATACAGTTGGAGATGATATTGAATTAGAAACCATAGCTCAAAATACTGGTGAAACATTAATAAAGTATGTTATAAAAATAAATGGACAATTAGTAGAAGAAACTGAATTTGTTAAAAATAAGAAATTTAAGTTTAACCCCAAGATTCCAGGAAAATATACTTTTGAAATTTATGCTAAAAATGTTCAATGTAAAGAAGAGTTTGATACTAAGAAAGAGTTTCATATATATATAAATGAAGCACCACCGATAATAGGAACCAAAATTATTTGTGATAAGAAGGATTTTAAGGCAAAGGAAGAAATCACTTTTAAGGTTGAATGTCAGGGTGGAAAAGAAGTATGCTATGAATTCTATCTAATGAATAAAGGAAATTGGATAAGAAAGCAAGCTTATAGTAGAAAATCATTCTTTGGATTTATCCCATTTTCTTCTGGAAATTACAAGATTTTAGTATTAACTAGAAGCTATCATAAAAGAATTGCATATGAGGATTATGATATAATGGAATTAAAGGTTACAGACTAA
- a CDS encoding YaiI/YqxD family protein yields MRILVDADGCPGRSIIEKLAGEYNIPLFLYCDINHNITLSYGEVVVLDKGYQSVDMCIANKCIKGDLVITQDYGLASLILGKGGIPINPNGMIYTNENIDRLLFERHLSAKARRAGGKTSNHRKRTSNDDEMLYKSIEKIIKNSMENSTY; encoded by the coding sequence ATGCGTATATTAGTGGATGCAGATGGTTGTCCAGGTAGAAGTATAATAGAAAAGCTAGCAGGGGAATATAATATTCCCCTCTTCTTATATTGTGATATAAATCATAATATAACATTAAGCTATGGCGAAGTAGTAGTTCTGGATAAAGGATATCAGAGTGTTGATATGTGTATTGCAAACAAATGTATAAAAGGGGATCTTGTAATTACACAAGATTATGGTTTAGCTTCATTAATATTAGGTAAGGGTGGAATCCCCATAAACCCTAATGGAATGATATATACGAATGAAAATATTGATAGACTACTTTTTGAAAGACACTTGTCAGCTAAAGCGAGAAGAGCTGGCGGAAAAACTTCAAATCATAGAAAAAGAACTTCTAATGATGATGAGATGCTATATAAAAGTATAGAGAAAATAATAAAGAATTCTATGGAAAATTCGACTTATTAG
- a CDS encoding glucose-6-phosphate isomerase, with translation MKKGLSFDLTKAAPFLGEKEIGYLSSAVKAAHSDIHNKTGAGNDFLGWVDLPQDYDKEEFGRIKKAAEKIKSDSDVLIVIGIGGSYLGARATIEALNHSFFNVLKKDVRKAPAVFYVGNSISSTYLAELLEVIEGLDVSVNVISKSGTTTEPAIAFRIFKDYMEKKYGKEEAKSRIFATTDAKRGALKSLADAEGYETFVIPDDVGGRYSVLTAVGLLPIAASGISIDELMEGANDARVAYSNENLLENDCYKYAVARNALYNKGKTTEILVNYEPALQYFGEWWKQLYGESEGKDGKGIFPASVNFSTDLHSMGQYIQDGLRNIFETVINVEKAKKEVTIEESAENVDGLNFLAGNTMDFVNKKAFQGTVLAHNDGGVPNLVVNVPELNAYYFGQLIYFFEKACGISGYLLGINPFDQPGVEAYKKNMFALLGKPGFEDLKAELENRL, from the coding sequence ATGAAGAAGGGATTAAGTTTTGATCTTACAAAAGCAGCACCTTTTTTAGGAGAAAAGGAAATCGGGTATTTAAGTAGTGCTGTTAAAGCTGCACATAGCGACATACATAATAAGACAGGTGCAGGAAATGATTTTTTAGGATGGGTTGACCTACCTCAAGATTATGATAAGGAAGAGTTTGGCAGAATTAAAAAGGCTGCTGAAAAAATAAAATCTGATTCTGATGTGCTAATCGTTATAGGAATAGGTGGTTCATACTTAGGAGCTAGAGCTACAATTGAAGCTTTAAACCACAGCTTTTTTAATGTGCTAAAGAAAGATGTGAGAAAAGCTCCAGCAGTATTCTATGTTGGAAATAGTATAAGTTCAACTTATTTAGCAGAGCTTTTAGAAGTAATAGAAGGTTTAGATGTTAGTGTTAATGTTATTTCAAAATCAGGTACTACTACTGAACCAGCTATAGCATTTAGAATATTTAAAGACTACATGGAAAAGAAATATGGAAAAGAAGAAGCAAAATCAAGAATTTTTGCTACAACTGATGCTAAAAGAGGAGCATTAAAATCTTTAGCTGATGCAGAAGGTTATGAAACATTTGTAATTCCTGATGATGTTGGAGGAAGATACTCAGTATTAACTGCAGTAGGATTACTTCCAATAGCTGCTAGTGGAATTTCAATTGATGAATTAATGGAAGGTGCTAATGATGCAAGAGTAGCATATAGCAATGAAAATTTATTAGAAAATGATTGTTACAAATATGCAGTTGCAAGAAATGCTTTATATAATAAAGGAAAAACTACTGAAATATTAGTTAACTATGAGCCAGCTTTACAATATTTTGGTGAATGGTGGAAACAATTATACGGAGAATCTGAAGGAAAAGATGGTAAAGGTATATTCCCAGCTTCAGTTAACTTCTCAACTGATTTACACTCAATGGGACAATATATTCAAGATGGTTTAAGAAACATTTTTGAAACAGTTATAAATGTTGAAAAGGCAAAGAAAGAAGTTACTATAGAAGAATCAGCTGAAAATGTTGATGGATTAAACTTCCTTGCTGGAAATACAATGGACTTTGTAAATAAAAAAGCATTCCAAGGTACTGTACTAGCTCATAATGATGGAGGAGTACCAAACCTTGTTGTCAATGTTCCAGAATTAAATGCTTATTATTTCGGACAACTTATTTACTTCTTTGAAAAAGCTTGTGGAATAAGTGGATATTTATTAGGAATCAATCCATTTGATCAACCTGGTGTTGAAGCATATAAGAAAAATATGTTTGCACTTTTAGGAAAACCAGGCTTCGAAGATCTTAAAGCTGAATTAGAAAACAGATTATAA
- a CDS encoding bacteriohemerythrin: MFNWKDEYYTGVDFIDEQHKRLFEIAGRAYDVYKNDFIMDKFDKIVEIIGELKDYTEYHFGQEEAFMMKNNYKKFLSHKVEHDDLMKDINGIDFNKIDKDQESSLLDLINFVVDWIQNHILKVDLNMTKEVIN, translated from the coding sequence ATGTTTAATTGGAAAGATGAATACTATACTGGTGTGGATTTTATTGATGAACAACATAAGAGATTGTTCGAAATAGCAGGAAGGGCATATGATGTTTATAAAAATGATTTTATTATGGACAAGTTCGATAAAATTGTGGAAATAATTGGTGAACTTAAGGATTATACTGAATATCATTTTGGACAAGAGGAAGCTTTCATGATGAAAAATAACTATAAAAAGTTTCTATCACATAAAGTTGAGCATGATGATTTAATGAAAGACATTAATGGAATTGATTTTAACAAAATCGATAAAGATCAAGAAAGTTCATTGTTAGATTTAATTAATTTTGTTGTTGATTGGATTCAAAACCATATACTTAAAGTAGATTTAAATATGACTAAAGAAGTGATAAATTAA
- a CDS encoding aminotransferase class V-fold PLP-dependent enzyme translates to MISNLRKCFFGTDTLINTHCGFTSRVYLNNAATPLVAKPAIQELYKTLPIYSYGNEPNALSTQLNSKYNEVRNIVMNFIGADSTLDTVIFTPNTTSAINILSQVYYEHDPNQVILATKMEHMANYLPFREKMKTLLVGLTPEGNVDMNDYAAKLEQYSGQIKLVTVTGASNITGIIPPFYDMATMAHNHGAKILVDAVQLVQHKNFTMKPHDDASHIDFVSFDGHKFYTGQSGGVLVGDKVFLDQYKPLMYGAGITEFVSNSKIIYKDSPERYESGYPDFLGIISFGATIRFLQEIGMKNVEEWEQGLYRHLISRLSQIPNLILYGDIYNNTRTPFASFNLRDMSYHTLARWLGYEYGIDIAWGTNGSNLYVQELLGLTDEQAFSLYRSGEEYGIVRASIGLFNNYDDIDRLADALYCISSQPH, encoded by the coding sequence ATGATATCCAATCTACGGAAATGTTTTTTTGGAACCGACACTCTTATAAACACCCACTGTGGCTTTACAAGCAGGGTGTATTTAAATAATGCCGCGACTCCTTTAGTGGCAAAGCCAGCCATACAAGAGTTATACAAAACCCTACCAATTTATTCATATGGAAATGAGCCCAATGCTTTATCAACTCAACTAAACTCAAAGTATAACGAAGTCAGAAATATAGTAATGAACTTTATTGGTGCCGATTCCACTCTAGATACTGTTATCTTCACCCCTAACACAACCTCAGCCATAAACATTCTCAGCCAGGTTTATTATGAACACGACCCCAATCAGGTCATCTTGGCAACGAAGATGGAACATATGGCCAACTATCTGCCCTTCCGAGAAAAGATGAAGACTCTGCTTGTCGGCCTTACGCCTGAAGGGAACGTGGATATGAACGACTATGCTGCTAAGCTTGAACAATACAGTGGGCAGATTAAGTTGGTAACTGTAACTGGAGCGTCTAACATAACAGGTATAATCCCCCCCTTTTATGATATGGCTACAATGGCTCATAATCACGGAGCCAAGATACTTGTTGACGCAGTACAGCTTGTACAGCACAAAAACTTTACCATGAAGCCTCACGACGATGCCTCCCACATTGATTTTGTGTCCTTTGACGGTCATAAGTTTTACACAGGGCAATCCGGCGGCGTTCTAGTGGGAGACAAAGTATTTTTAGATCAATATAAACCGCTGATGTACGGAGCCGGTATTACTGAATTTGTAAGCAATTCAAAGATAATATATAAGGATTCTCCAGAAAGGTATGAGTCAGGATACCCCGACTTCCTTGGCATCATCTCTTTTGGCGCGACAATCCGTTTTCTTCAGGAGATTGGTATGAAGAATGTTGAAGAATGGGAACAAGGCCTATACCGACACCTTATTAGCCGCTTAAGTCAAATCCCGAATTTGATTCTGTATGGCGATATATATAACAATACACGAACCCCATTTGCATCATTCAACCTTAGGGACATGTCATACCATACCCTTGCACGCTGGCTTGGATATGAATATGGCATTGATATAGCGTGGGGGACAAATGGTTCTAATCTATATGTACAAGAGCTGCTTGGACTTACGGATGAACAGGCGTTTTCTTTATATAGAAGTGGTGAAGAATATGGTATTGTCAGAGCTTCAATAGGACTGTTTAACAACTATGACGATATCGACCGTCTTGCTGATGCACTGTACTGCATCTCATCACAACCGCACTGA
- the guaA gene encoding glutamine-hydrolyzing GMP synthase yields MNRDLVLIVDFGGQYNQLIARRVRECGVYCEIIPYTISVETIKERDPKGIIFTGGPNSVYGDDTPKVEEGIFSLGVPVLGICYGDQLMAHILGGEVATAPVREYGKTLINLDTTSKLFKGIDAKETCWMSHTDYVAKAPAGFRVTAHTEVCPVAAMENEEKALYGVQFHPEVEHTPFGKKLLENFLYEVCNLSKSWSMASFAEEKIKEIREKVGDKKLLCALSGGVDSSVAAVLVHKAVGKQLTCVFVDHGLLRKDEGDQVEQIFRDGFDMNLIRVNAQDRFLGKLKGVSDPETKRKIIGEEFIRVFEEEANKLGEIEYLVQGTIYPDVVESGTGTSAVIKSHHNVGGLPEDIEFSLIEPLRELFKDEVRAVGEELGIPHHLVWRQPFPGPGLAIRVLGEVTEEKLEITREADAIFREEVALAGLESEIWQYFACLPNIQSVGVMGDERTYCHTIALRAVTSSDGMTSNWAHIPYEVLDKVSRRIVNEVKGVNRIVYDVTSKPPATIEWE; encoded by the coding sequence ATGAACAGAGATTTAGTTTTAATAGTTGATTTTGGTGGTCAATATAATCAGTTAATAGCAAGAAGGGTTAGAGAATGTGGTGTATACTGTGAGATTATTCCTTATACAATATCAGTAGAGACTATAAAAGAAAGAGATCCAAAAGGAATTATTTTTACAGGTGGACCAAATTCAGTTTACGGAGATGATACTCCTAAGGTAGAAGAAGGAATATTTTCATTGGGTGTTCCAGTACTTGGAATATGCTATGGAGATCAATTAATGGCTCATATATTAGGTGGAGAAGTAGCAACTGCTCCAGTTAGAGAATATGGAAAGACATTAATTAATCTAGATACAACTTCAAAACTATTCAAAGGAATAGACGCAAAAGAAACATGCTGGATGAGCCATACAGATTATGTAGCAAAAGCTCCAGCAGGATTTAGAGTAACTGCCCATACAGAAGTATGTCCAGTAGCAGCTATGGAAAACGAAGAAAAGGCTTTATATGGAGTGCAATTCCATCCAGAAGTTGAACATACACCATTTGGTAAAAAGTTATTAGAAAACTTCTTATATGAAGTATGTAATTTATCAAAATCATGGTCAATGGCATCTTTTGCAGAAGAGAAAATCAAAGAAATCAGAGAAAAAGTTGGCGATAAGAAATTATTATGTGCTCTTTCAGGTGGAGTAGATTCTTCAGTTGCAGCGGTTTTAGTACATAAAGCTGTTGGAAAGCAATTAACTTGTGTATTTGTTGATCATGGTCTTTTAAGAAAAGATGAAGGAGATCAAGTTGAACAAATATTTAGAGATGGCTTTGATATGAATCTAATAAGAGTAAATGCTCAAGATAGATTCTTAGGAAAACTAAAAGGAGTATCTGATCCTGAAACAAAGAGAAAGATAATAGGAGAAGAATTCATAAGAGTTTTTGAAGAAGAAGCTAATAAACTAGGTGAAATAGAATACCTAGTACAAGGTACTATTTATCCAGACGTCGTAGAGAGTGGAACTGGAACATCAGCAGTAATTAAAAGTCACCACAATGTAGGTGGACTTCCAGAAGATATTGAATTTAGTTTAATTGAACCACTAAGAGAACTATTTAAAGATGAAGTTAGAGCTGTAGGAGAAGAACTAGGAATACCACATCATTTAGTTTGGAGACAGCCATTCCCAGGACCAGGACTTGCAATAAGAGTACTTGGGGAAGTAACTGAGGAAAAACTTGAGATAACAAGAGAAGCAGATGCTATATTTAGAGAAGAAGTAGCATTAGCAGGTCTTGAAAGTGAAATATGGCAATACTTTGCTTGCCTTCCTAATATCCAATCTGTTGGAGTAATGGGTGATGAAAGAACATATTGTCATACAATAGCATTAAGAGCAGTAACATCTTCTGATGGAATGACTTCAAATTGGGCACATATACCATATGAAGTATTAGATAAGGTATCAAGAAGAATAGTAAATGAAGTTAAAGGAGTAAACAGAATTGTTTATGATGTAACTTCAAAGCCGCCAGCAACTATCGAGTGGGAATAA
- the guaB gene encoding IMP dehydrogenase, giving the protein MARILKTAYTFDDMLLVPNKSEVLPKDVSLSTNLTKKIKLNLPLMSAGMDTVTESKMAIAMAREGGIGIIHKNMSIEEQAKEVDRVKRQENGVITDPIYLSANHSVQAALDLMAQYRISGVPIVSEDGKLIGIITNRDVVFETDFDRKIDEVMTRENLVTASEGTTLEEAKEILKKHKIEKLPLIDENGYLKGLITIKDIEKAKEFPNAAKDSKGRLLCGAAVGVTGDMLERVEALVKASVDVITIDTAHGHSKGVLEAVKEIKKIYPDLQVIAGNVATPEATRDLIEAGADCVKVGIGPGSICTTRVVAGVGVPQFTAVMDCAEEGYKYGVPIIADGGLKYSGDIVKALAAGASVAMMGSLFAGCEEAPGEMEIYQGRNYKVYRGMGSLAAMQKGSKDRYFQEGNKKLVPEGVEGRVAYKGYVSETIYQLIGGIRSGMGYLGAKTFKDLYENATFVVQTSAGLRESHPHDVNITKEAPNYSVNQ; this is encoded by the coding sequence ATGGCAAGAATATTAAAAACAGCTTATACTTTTGACGATATGCTTTTGGTACCAAATAAATCAGAGGTTTTACCTAAGGACGTAAGTCTATCTACTAATTTAACAAAAAAAATCAAACTTAATTTACCATTAATGAGTGCTGGTATGGATACTGTTACGGAATCTAAAATGGCAATTGCTATGGCTAGAGAAGGCGGTATAGGTATAATACACAAGAATATGTCAATAGAAGAACAAGCTAAAGAGGTAGATAGAGTAAAGAGACAAGAAAATGGAGTAATTACAGATCCAATATACTTGTCAGCAAATCATTCAGTTCAAGCAGCTTTAGATTTAATGGCTCAATATAGAATATCTGGTGTTCCTATAGTATCAGAAGATGGTAAACTAATAGGAATCATAACAAATAGGGATGTAGTTTTTGAAACTGACTTTGATAGAAAAATAGATGAAGTTATGACTAGAGAAAATTTAGTAACTGCTTCAGAAGGAACTACATTAGAAGAAGCTAAAGAAATTCTTAAAAAACATAAAATTGAAAAACTTCCTTTAATAGATGAAAATGGATACTTAAAAGGATTAATTACAATAAAAGATATAGAAAAAGCAAAAGAATTCCCTAATGCAGCAAAAGATTCAAAAGGAAGACTATTATGTGGAGCTGCTGTAGGTGTAACAGGTGATATGTTAGAAAGAGTTGAAGCATTAGTTAAGGCTAGTGTAGATGTTATTACAATAGATACAGCTCACGGACATTCTAAAGGCGTTCTAGAAGCAGTAAAGGAAATTAAAAAAATATATCCAGATCTTCAAGTAATAGCAGGAAATGTAGCTACGCCTGAAGCAACTAGAGATTTAATAGAAGCTGGAGCAGACTGTGTTAAAGTAGGTATTGGACCTGGATCAATCTGTACTACAAGAGTTGTAGCAGGAGTAGGTGTACCACAATTTACCGCAGTAATGGATTGTGCAGAAGAAGGATATAAATATGGAGTGCCAATAATTGCTGATGGCGGACTTAAATACTCTGGGGATATAGTAAAAGCATTAGCTGCTGGAGCATCAGTTGCAATGATGGGATCTTTATTTGCAGGATGTGAAGAAGCTCCAGGAGAGATGGAAATATATCAAGGAAGAAATTATAAAGTATATAGAGGTATGGGATCACTTGCAGCAATGCAAAAGGGTTCAAAGGATAGATATTTCCAAGAAGGAAATAAAAAATTAGTACCAGAAGGTGTTGAAGGAAGAGTAGCATATAAAGGATATGTTTCTGAAACTATTTATCAATTAATTGGTGGAATAAGATCTGGAATGGGGTATTTAGGTGCTAAGACATTTAAGGATTTATATGAAAATGCAACATTTGTAGTTCAAACATCTGCAGGATTAAGAGAAAGTCATCCTCATGATGTTAATATAACAAAAGAAGCCCCAAATTATAGTGTGAATCAGTAA